A section of the Pseudomonas sp. FP453 genome encodes:
- a CDS encoding DUF6586 family protein, with the protein MANELYTRTNQKIYFAGLSLEALGRAEEGKEMNAIALVQAGREAALFHLYGALLGLCHEIAGFYRLPQAGAPRAELIMTHEVLETMAIPELAELVEMAQSPDSWVARLLKAHADMFQPPRVPHVPKGDVTQPLIVAVSLEEDEPKPLSREELEGWRQALKKLALRFREGLNEC; encoded by the coding sequence ATGGCCAACGAACTCTATACCCGTACCAATCAGAAAATTTACTTCGCGGGTTTGTCCCTGGAGGCCCTTGGCCGCGCCGAGGAAGGGAAGGAGATGAATGCCATCGCGTTGGTCCAGGCGGGGCGTGAAGCGGCGTTGTTCCATCTCTACGGTGCGTTGCTGGGCTTGTGCCATGAGATCGCCGGGTTCTATCGCTTGCCTCAGGCCGGTGCGCCGCGTGCAGAACTGATCATGACCCACGAAGTCCTGGAGACCATGGCCATCCCCGAACTTGCCGAACTGGTGGAAATGGCCCAGAGCCCCGACAGTTGGGTGGCGCGCTTGCTCAAGGCCCATGCCGATATGTTCCAGCCGCCGCGCGTTCCCCATGTGCCCAAGGGGGACGTGACCCAGCCGCTGATCGTGGCGGTTTCGTTGGAAGAAGATGAGCCCAAGCCATTGAGTCGGGAAGAGCTGGAAGGCTGGCGCCAGGCGCTGAAAAAGCTGGCGTTGCGCTTTCGTGAAGGCTTGAACGAGTGCTAA
- the sulA gene encoding SOS-induced cell division inhibitor SulA: MQLVHTPQHTQLSLFEAFMAQPLAPILKETVEAPWSAEPEAFSELSLRGAAGSCLSLLAPILRELSEEQDDARWLTLIAPPASLTQTWLRDAGLNRERILLLQPRGAQSAQQLTCEALRLGRSHTVVSWLNPLSASAKQQLISAARTGDAQSLNIRLG; encoded by the coding sequence ATGCAGCTCGTGCACACCCCGCAACACACACAACTGTCGCTGTTCGAGGCCTTTATGGCCCAACCCCTTGCGCCTATCCTCAAGGAAACGGTCGAGGCGCCCTGGAGCGCCGAGCCCGAGGCGTTCAGTGAATTGTCGTTGCGCGGTGCGGCCGGGAGCTGCCTGAGCCTGCTGGCGCCAATCCTGCGCGAACTGAGCGAAGAACAGGACGACGCCCGCTGGCTGACGCTGATCGCCCCGCCCGCCAGCCTGACCCAGACCTGGCTACGGGACGCCGGCCTCAACCGTGAACGCATCCTGCTGCTGCAACCGCGCGGCGCGCAAAGTGCCCAGCAGTTGACCTGCGAAGCGTTGCGCCTGGGCCGTAGCCATACGGTGGTGAGTTGGTTGAATCCGTTGAGTGCAAGCGCCAAGCAGCAACTGATCAGTGCTGCACGTACGGGCGATGCTCAAAGTTTGAATATTCGATTGGGATAA